Proteins from a single region of Acidobacteriota bacterium:
- a CDS encoding HdeD family acid-resistance protein: MTPALFPAGFRELRRNWIWLFVLGILLIILGVVALIDSVTATVISMLFFGWVLLIAGIVEAVQAFRHRNGSHIFLHGMNAVLGIVVGLLLLRHPVAAAMVITLLLAVYFTVAGVFRIMSVLALRPPRWGWALADGIITFILGVLVWVRWPSSSLWIIGLFIGIDLIVVGWSEVMLASAVHQIPQE; encoded by the coding sequence ATGACACCAGCTCTGTTCCCTGCCGGATTCCGCGAACTACGTCGCAATTGGATATGGCTGTTTGTACTCGGCATACTCTTGATTATCCTGGGCGTGGTCGCGCTCATCGATTCGGTGACTGCCACCGTCATTTCCATGCTGTTTTTTGGCTGGGTGCTGTTGATCGCGGGCATTGTTGAGGCGGTGCAAGCGTTCCGGCATCGCAACGGGAGCCACATCTTCCTCCATGGGATGAACGCCGTCCTTGGCATTGTTGTTGGCCTGTTGTTGCTCCGGCACCCCGTGGCGGCAGCGATGGTGATCACCCTGCTGCTCGCCGTCTACTTCACGGTCGCCGGGGTTTTCCGCATTATGAGTGTGTTGGCACTAAGGCCGCCGCGCTGGGGCTGGGCTCTCGCCGACGGCATCATCACCTTTATCCTGGGCGTTCTGGTGTGGGTACGCTGGCCGAGTTCAAGCCTGTGGATCATCGGTTTATTCATTGGTATCGATCTGATTGTCGTCGGTTGGTCAGAGGTGATGTTGGCTTCCGCTGTCCACCAGATCCCTCAGGAATAA
- a CDS encoding CBS domain-containing protein: MSLEPFRREKLVILSARSTVYQAARAMADNHVGAVLVSREGRLAGILTDRDIALSVVGEGLDPVITSLDEVMTEGVLTCPISANLADVARLMRDYGVRHLPLLEADRPVGLVTFDDLVLSGEVRLDDLRAVVHEQLVESEAPGKPMGVPHPARATDAGTRMRSRMRAEARAQHVNDRFITAVMQATGLDHDRAERGMALGICMLCHRLTPEQAQHTIAQLPSKLHERLISCADGPDRAVTAAAMQVEISRSLSLDSVTANDFLISLFSVLHDFVSHGQMEEVRDQLPEDLRAMFPVVRRAA; encoded by the coding sequence ATGTCCCTCGAACCCTTCCGCCGCGAAAAACTCGTGATCCTTTCCGCGCGCTCGACCGTCTATCAGGCCGCGCGTGCAATGGCCGACAACCACGTCGGAGCCGTCCTCGTCTCGCGCGAGGGCCGGCTCGCCGGTATCCTCACCGACCGCGACATCGCCCTTTCGGTGGTCGGTGAAGGCCTCGATCCGGTCATCACATCCCTCGATGAAGTCATGACCGAAGGTGTACTCACCTGTCCTATCAGCGCCAATCTCGCCGATGTGGCGCGCCTGATGCGCGATTACGGAGTCCGCCACCTGCCGCTGCTCGAAGCCGACCGCCCGGTCGGCTTAGTTACCTTCGACGATCTGGTCCTGTCCGGCGAGGTGCGCCTCGACGATCTGCGCGCCGTCGTGCACGAGCAGCTTGTCGAATCCGAAGCGCCCGGCAAGCCCATGGGCGTGCCGCATCCCGCCCGCGCCACCGATGCCGGCACCCGGATGCGTTCCCGCATGCGCGCCGAAGCCCGCGCCCAGCACGTGAACGACCGCTTCATCACGGCCGTGATGCAGGCCACAGGTCTTGACCATGACCGTGCCGAACGCGGCATGGCGCTGGGCATTTGCATGTTGTGCCATCGCCTCACGCCCGAGCAGGCGCAGCACACTATCGCTCAGCTCCCCTCCAAGCTGCACGAGCGCCTGATCTCCTGCGCCGACGGACCCGACCGCGCCGTTACAGCGGCTGCCATGCAGGTGGAAATCTCCCGTTCCCTCAGCCTCGACTCGGTCACCGCCAACGATTTCCTGATCTCCCTGTTTTCCGTGCTTCACGATTTCGTCTCGCACGGCCAGATGGAGGAGGTGCGCGACCAGCTCCCCGAGGACCTCCGCGCGATGTTCCCCGTCGTCCGCCGCGCCGCGTAG
- the higA gene encoding addiction module antidote protein, HigA family has product MGVPRKHVNQLCNDRRAVTAPTALILARVFGTSPDFWLNAQRRLDLWEAMHSPREHARIRRAKRIGAVA; this is encoded by the coding sequence ATGGGCGTGCCTCGCAAGCACGTGAACCAGCTTTGCAACGACCGCCGGGCCGTCACCGCGCCCACCGCCCTGATCCTCGCCCGCGTATTCGGCACCAGCCCGGACTTTTGGCTCAACGCCCAGCGTCGCCTGGACCTCTGGGAGGCGATGCATAGCCCGCGCGAGCACGCTCGCATTCGCCGCGCCAAGCGTATCGGCGCCGTCGCCTGA
- a CDS encoding S9 family peptidase, with translation MNPSRFHCLFAFLLAFAVVPIAGAQSPASENARIDQVLAQRAAVRRISDVAMSPDGQHLAWVVASRGRSLVIGDENGREAHSVAIPGGCATAALSWAPDSRSLAVLTRCRVAASNTKPIAGALWLVSANSSTAPHKVASLDGYTTDLEWAPDGAHVAFLYVRGATRLARATASSNPRVGVIGGNDVRPERVATVAIAHGSLRELTPASLYVYEFAFSPHGNRITYTAAPPPGDNNWWIAKLYTQSARPGAAPQALVDPATITGELHDMQMQQPTFSLDGKNIYFVGGLMSDRGADAGNLYRVASAGGAPVDLTPGIPVTLHQFTFLDAHNLVITQESLGYVQLAHYTLSGNAAHQTHVLFTAPGAFRQVSISATAPRRIAFAASSFEHAPEVYAGPLGDQAPPAVTAVNAALKPSWGQARSVEWHDGSLLVQGWLLYPVNFDPHKTYPMIVSVHGGPTFANLPSWGGNATVYSNFGYFVLLPNPRGSTGEGEAFTQMDRGSGKMGYGDLDDILKGIDKVETIAPVDNHRLGMTGWSYGGFMSMFAPTQTNRFKAVVAGAGLSDWKSYYGENQIDKWMIPFFGASVYVAPTAYAKSSAINFITHDHTPALVVVGERDEECPAPQSFEYWHALRAMGVPTTLVVYANQGHGISNPADQKDILRRSLQWFARYLASR, from the coding sequence ATGAACCCCAGCCGCTTCCATTGCTTGTTTGCGTTCCTGCTCGCCTTCGCCGTTGTTCCGATTGCTGGCGCCCAGTCTCCCGCATCCGAAAACGCCCGCATCGACCAAGTCCTGGCGCAACGCGCCGCCGTAAGGCGGATCTCCGATGTCGCGATGTCTCCCGACGGCCAGCATCTCGCCTGGGTCGTCGCAAGCCGCGGCCGATCGCTTGTGATCGGCGATGAGAACGGCCGCGAGGCCCACAGCGTCGCCATCCCCGGCGGCTGCGCTACCGCAGCCCTGAGCTGGGCGCCCGATTCCCGCTCCCTGGCCGTCCTCACCCGCTGTCGCGTCGCCGCATCCAACACCAAGCCGATCGCCGGCGCCCTCTGGCTCGTCAGCGCTAACTCCTCCACCGCACCGCACAAAGTTGCCAGCCTCGACGGCTACACTACCGACCTCGAATGGGCTCCCGACGGCGCCCACGTCGCGTTCCTCTACGTGCGCGGCGCCACGCGCCTGGCGCGCGCAACTGCATCCAGCAACCCCCGCGTCGGCGTCATCGGCGGCAACGACGTCCGCCCGGAGCGCGTCGCCACCGTGGCCATCGCCCACGGATCACTGCGCGAGCTCACCCCCGCTAGCCTCTACGTCTATGAGTTCGCCTTTTCGCCCCACGGTAACCGCATCACCTACACCGCTGCTCCGCCGCCGGGCGACAACAACTGGTGGATCGCCAAACTCTATACCCAATCCGCCCGTCCCGGCGCCGCGCCGCAAGCGCTGGTCGATCCTGCCACCATTACCGGCGAACTGCATGACATGCAAATGCAGCAGCCCACCTTCTCGCTTGACGGTAAAAATATCTACTTCGTCGGCGGCCTCATGAGCGATCGCGGCGCCGATGCCGGCAACCTCTATCGCGTCGCCTCCGCCGGAGGAGCACCCGTCGACCTCACGCCCGGCATCCCCGTCACCCTCCATCAGTTCACCTTCCTCGACGCCCACAATCTGGTGATCACGCAAGAGTCACTCGGCTACGTGCAGCTCGCCCATTACACCCTGTCCGGCAACGCCGCCCACCAGACGCACGTCCTGTTCACCGCGCCCGGCGCTTTCCGTCAGGTGTCGATCTCGGCCACGGCGCCCCGCCGCATCGCCTTTGCCGCCAGCTCCTTCGAGCATGCCCCGGAGGTTTACGCCGGCCCGCTCGGCGATCAAGCCCCGCCTGCCGTCACCGCCGTCAACGCTGCTCTCAAGCCCTCCTGGGGTCAGGCTCGTTCGGTCGAATGGCACGATGGTTCGCTTCTGGTCCAAGGCTGGCTGCTCTACCCGGTGAATTTTGATCCCCACAAGACCTACCCCATGATCGTGTCGGTCCATGGCGGTCCGACGTTTGCCAACCTCCCCTCTTGGGGCGGCAATGCGACGGTCTATTCCAATTTCGGTTATTTCGTCCTGCTCCCGAATCCGCGCGGCAGCACCGGCGAAGGCGAAGCTTTCACGCAGATGGATCGCGGCTCCGGCAAAATGGGCTACGGCGACCTCGACGACATCCTCAAAGGCATCGACAAAGTCGAAACCATTGCGCCCGTCGATAACCACCGCCTCGGCATGACCGGCTGGAGCTACGGCGGCTTCATGAGCATGTTTGCCCCGACCCAGACCAACCGTTTCAAGGCCGTGGTCGCCGGCGCCGGCCTTTCGGATTGGAAAAGCTACTACGGCGAGAACCAGATCGACAAGTGGATGATCCCCTTCTTCGGCGCCTCTGTCTACGTCGCCCCCACCGCCTACGCCAAAAGCTCAGCGATCAACTTCATCACCCACGATCACACCCCGGCGCTGGTCGTCGTCGGCGAGCGCGACGAAGAATGCCCCGCGCCGCAGTCATTTGAATACTGGCACGCGCTCCGCGCCATGGGCGTGCCCACGACACTCGTCGTCTACGCCAACCAGGGCCACGGCATCTCCAACCCCGCCGACCAGAAAGACATCCTCCGCCGCTCCCTGCAGTGGTTCGCCCGCTACCTTGCCTCTCGCTAG